AGGCACCGCCATAGGCGCAGGCATAGTCTAGGAGCCGGACGGGGTTGGCCGGGTCCCGTGGCCGAAGGCCTAGGTTCGGCGCCTGCGTGCGGAGGAAGCGGGTGAGCTGATCGACGAAGGTCTTGAGCCAGTCTTGTTGCCAGAAGGTGTCGACGTTGGCGCTGATATCTCTGTCAGTTACGCGACCGAGAGGtttggggggaagggggcgggTTGCAAATAGCGGTTAACAGACTCCCAGAAGACGCGGTTCAGTTCCGCGAGGGATGTGGGCTGGGGCCGGGCTGAGGTCATGGTTGGTGGCTGTGGTTTGGTTCGTAGGTTTTGATTGTAATGGCTCTTATAATTTTCTTATTCTTTTGCTGTTGATGTAATACCTTTGGAAACACAATCCTTATTCTTGCGAATTTCACTCCTTTATACGCTTCCACACGGTCTATCCTCCTCTTTTTGCAACATCAGTGTATTCAGTGGAACGCCGGAGAGTATCCGGCAACATTCCTTCCCGCTTTTCCAGTGCGGCCACAATGCGGAGACATGTCGCTACCCTCAAGCTAGACACAGACGGGCACCAAGGCTCGGCCTCATCAACTCAAGGCGGTCACAACGTTTGTCCGACAGGCTCGATGGCAGCAGGCCGTCTCCGACCCTCGCCCATCTCATACATGACCCACTCATACACGGCCCACTGCACCGCGTTGACGACGAAGGCCCGCACGCTGCAGATGGTAAGGCCCCGGAAGAAGACTCTAACGCCGCCTTCACGGTATGCCTCCCTGGCAACCTGGATTGCGCCGGCACGCTTGCGCATCTCCTGCTGCGAGCCGCGCGCCCCAAGCAAAGGCGAAGCTTCGGCGGACGAAGAGGCCTCGAACGCCTGAGTCTGCACGCGGGTCTTTATGACGTCGAGCGGGAAAATGCTCGCCCACGTcacgatgccggcgagcCCTCCACAAAGAAGcaccttggcggcctcgtcgcgcaTGTTGGTCTCGTTgacgctgtcgccgccgacgcccatcCAGCGCGTGGTGAGCTCGTAGGACCAGAAATAAAAGCCGTAGCCGATGCTGTCGCGCAGGGCCGtcacgacgccgccgaaaTACAGGCCCCGTATGCCCTCGGCGCGGCAGACGTCCTTGGTGATGGCCCAGCTCGAGGCGGGTGGCGAGGACAGCTGAGCGCGGCACTTGATCAGCTCGGTCGGGGTGCTTACGACCCAGGTGGCCagaccgccgacggcaccggcaaGCCAGGTGGTCCAGAGGCTGGAGcggacgtcgagagcgcggTTCAGAGCGGCCTCGGTGCGGTTGTAGGATACAAAGAGGAGGGCGTTGAGGGCGCCGTAGCCGAGAATCGGGGCCGCGGAGCCGGTGACGAGAGCGGCGGGGGACTCGAAGTGGCGGAGGTACGAGGTCGCGGCGAGGGATGCCGGAGTCGGAAGCGGAGAGGCGGGggttgcggcggcgggggtcGGTCGTGCCTGGAGGCGGACCttgaggaggtcgagggggTTGCCGATAATGATGCCGACGGCACCGCTAATGTAGCCGGCCCAGAAGTCGGCGGACATGGCGGGACGATAGGAAGTTGGTGTTGGGGGGTTTGTGGTTGtttgaggggagggggtgtcgaCGGCAAAGAGTTATGCCGAGATCAGCGGTCGTCGGCGTAGAGGAAACTGGACTCGGGGTCGCGGTAGTGGTTAACCTTTGCCTGAGCGACGGCGATTccggtgatgatgccgaGGTAGGAGAGCATCCATCCGCCACCGGCTACAGCCCAAAAGCGGGCATTCTTGAGGGGGTTCGGGTTCGGGGTGCGGACGCGTGTGAGGTACTGGTAGTGCgcgaggtggacgaggacggtgcCGCCTAAGATCGAGGTCCAATTGTCGGCGATCCAGAGCGTGCGGGTAGAGGGTGGGCGGAGGAGAGgggtgggcgaggaggaggaggaggaggacatggtggtgttgatgcgTTCAGGCCGAGGGAAGGTGGGAGGGAGCGGCCCGAGGGGGAGCGGGGGGATGTTTGCCGGGGGCCGGTTCCGACTCCGAGTCCCGCTGTTTCTCGAGATTCTGATGCGCCTACGGACCGTAACCAGTTGTCATACTTCTTGTGCCAGCTGGCGAAATGTCAAGGGTGAATTGAGCATGTGAAGATGGGGTGGGTtctggctgctgctgatcTTTGAGAAATTGTTGGTGAGACTGATACATTATATATTCTAGTAACTGAACCGCGACCACCCCATGCCcacccccaccaccaccaatgGGGTAACCTTGCACGACCGGGATCCAACCGCTTTATCGCGAAGCACACACACTTGGCTTGGTTACACTCAAGACCCtgagagggaaagagagagagagagaatcaACAGCGTTGCCAAGCGCCCATCCATCTATCATTAAACGGCACCACGACGTTGCATCACACAAAAGAGCTAAATATACATACATACAAGTACAGAAGCAACAAACTCAACGACAACGCCTTTGCCAACGATCAGATCACCTCGCAGTTCACCTCGGTGACCCTCACTGAATACAGATATCCTCCCACCGCGCaccttcgtcgacggcctccccGTGCATGATGCCATGCACGTACGCCTCTCCAACCAGCTGGTAGCAGAACGGCCCAGAAACCGACGACACCGGCATCTCGCGAAGCACGAGGGGTGACGGGCAGCCAGACACGACCCATACCCCATCGCCGTCCTCCACCGACTGCCCGCCAAGCCCGAGATGCCCGCTGTCCATCAGGAACGGCCGTCTATCCCATAGCGTCTCGAACGCAAGATTGACGTAGGCCTGGCACCGATGCTTGAAGCCATCTAACACGCTCttcacctccctctccttgTTGCACTTCTTGAGCCGGTCGAGGCAGCCCATGATCTTGTCGCGCGATGGCACCGTCTTGCTGACGTCCGATGTGGCGAGCTTCTGGATGCTCTCCAACCGCGCGAGACACTCGGTCTCGTTGGCCCCCTTCTTCACGGCGCAGTAGACCTCCCATGCTACGTGGTCCGTGATCCAGTGGTGGAACGCCTTTTGTAGACTCCCGGACGCCGGGTGTTGGAACCCGTCTCGGTCGGCGATCAACGTCCGCCAGAACGCCTCTACGCGGCACTGC
This sequence is a window from Colletotrichum higginsianum IMI 349063 chromosome 8, whole genome shotgun sequence. Protein-coding genes within it:
- a CDS encoding Mitochondrial carrier protein — its product is MSADFWAGYISGAVGIIIGNPLDLLKVRLQARPTPAAATPASPLPTPASLAATSYLRHFESPAALVTGSAAPILGYGALNALLFVSYNRTEAALNRALDVRSSLWTTWLAGAVGGLATWVVSTPTELIKCRAQLSSPPASSWAITKDVCRAEGIRGLYFGGVVTALRDSIGYGFYFWSYELTTRWMGVGGDSVNETNMRDEAAKVLLCGGLAGIVTWASIFPLDVIKTRVQTQAFEASSSAEASPLLGARGSQQEMRKRAGAIQVAREAYREGGVRVFFRGLTICSVRAFVVNAVQWAVYEWVMYEMGEGRRRPAAIEPVGQTL
- a CDS encoding Mitochondrial carrier protein yields the protein MSSSSSSSPTPLLRPPSTRTLWIADNWTSILGGTVLVHLAHYQYLTRVRTPNPNPLKNARFWAVAGGGWMLSYLGIITGIAVAQAKVNHYRDPESSFLYADDR